In the genome of Pseudorca crassidens isolate mPseCra1 chromosome 14, mPseCra1.hap1, whole genome shotgun sequence, one region contains:
- the PCARE gene encoding photoreceptor cilium actin regulator: MGCTPSHSDIVNSVAKSGIQFFKKPKATLPGCQGPSERCSIPLLVQNSTCYDSGGGSSQGQRPEEQQSRRWIQSGAESLCQLTRDPTSGKRKDMEGLIPETKTSPSQLNKSQSYVATDVPLKRQSSHGSQGAAFSGEESEESNTRETSKWGKRPKCHRSSKQGHDCQTILPAHESEDKVDFPEPLVKAHQRAYTYLHTCLSKYEAVMSITHCATQTQELLQPMVGFLLLCFDEVNQLLGEISKDGEELLQEVKEDLAWPLKKREPQEQPDLLQQLLQYTVSKLQALSGTVASLSDSLLEGSGRYFQGAAGHLGNKLCKKKGADEHLLRVLGHLESLASGHGDPEVQGLPLCSEDSGIGADNECVQLADKLGKQASWDFVLEPAEWRPAIPPTVEAKLSRHTWQQSPFWMGSARPQDCPLSRPLTAKVQPAVQGGSGSPWPSSTGPENTASRPWGLGQSAPCDSPGIRISREAHFPKGSRLMDTPPLSECEDSSPEAEEDKESCLSPRAGQGSASHARPRSSPAGGAESLFQPHPRRLRSPQDEEMILKMKEAISERIKFVPLPSEHQEWIEEEERTVVAPRPNTASDSRKAPSRQRRSQSEGCLKSHVEDPTLQELRRVQRDLSQRLEALCTRDTRRQGHSQKQVLQPRATALRPDHYCKVTPSSTISKLKASLTKNFSILPSQSTLQKCCPHPEGEQPWPGKAEGLPNVMPSGERASEAPRARDWNIKSCPTRTSVKKLIETFSPTEGLRTLGDSKDSGPSPCPRKWGVPTMPPRVPIYRGLAPLYPKPRISPAAGGESLRMGPGWRPFAPTFPPLLTAEAPKSEDLNCETEENPEHLPPPPLEILMDRSFTSLEPPENSNLAESSLEGTHVPGLGGAGPARRTWASPKLRAAMSPSDLLPSKSTATLARARSTEPGRSKSSCNPGKLAWDLSHPPAASGNPEVQGSRAQSQARADRATGLSKHPRKVIHWHHSSHTSGQGRTSEPSLARPMRGPHSPEAPRQNQDRSPVLVRKASPTRAHWTPRVDKRHSSVPSTHRPAQPSVPCVHRSPSPPLSPPASPRMLSPPTVKKRASPPPQHKLSTPPSASPPARHKVSSPPAQCTEASSPASGPSPSPPASPSQGPKETRDSEDSRAATAKASGNTCSIFCPAISSLFEAKSPFSTVPQLTPPSLPPEAGGPCGTPTGCWRSSSGPRLRADSQRGTALCALNPQPFIRRTASDCQPGIRLHLPVPGTTSDACESQLGQSSSEESPKDTEPWNSPCAPELKGGSRGALPPELCVLGHGLQREASASHAQDKRQQKEVA, translated from the coding sequence ATGGGATGTACACCTTCCCACAGTGATATTGTTAACAGCGTTGCTAAGAGTGgcatccagttttttaaaaagcccaaagCAACTCTGCCAGGATGTCAGGGGCCCAGTGAAAGATGCTCCATCCCTTTGCTGGTTCAAAACTCCACCTGCTATGACTCTGGAGGGGGCTCGTCCCAGGGACAGAGGCCAGAAGAGCAGCAAAGTCGCCGGTGGATCCAATCGGGGGCTGAAAGTCTTTGTCAGCTCACCAGAGATCCCACTTCGGGCAAAAGGAAAGACATGGAAGGACTGATCCCAGAAACCAAAACCTCCCCATCCCAGCTGAACAAATCACAAAGCTACGTGGCTACAGACGTTCCACTCAAGAGACAGAGTTCCCATGGATCACAAGGGGCGGCCTTTTCTGGGGAAGAGAGTGAGGAAAGCAATACCCGGGAGACTTCCAAATGGGGAAAGAGGCCAAAATGTCACAGGTCGAGCAAACAGGGCCATGACTGCCAAACCATCCTTCCTGCCCACGAGTCTGAAGACAAAGTAGACTTCCCTGAGCCCCTGGTGAAGGCCCACCAGCGTGCTTACACCTATCTGCACACCTGCCTCTCCAAATACGAAGCAGTTATGAGCATCACCCATTGCGCCACGCAGACCCAGGAGCTGCTGCAGCCCATGGTCGGCTTCCTGTTGCTGTGTTTTGATGAGGTCAACCAGCTCTTAGGGGAAATCTCCAAGGATGGAGAAGAGCTCCTCCAGGAAGTTAAGGAGGATCTGGCTTGGCCTTTGAAGAAAAGAGAGCCCCAGGAGCAGCCAGATCTCTTGCAGCAGCTTCTGCAGTACACAGTTAGCAAGCTGCAGGCGCTCAGCGGCACGGTGGCCTCGCTCTCTGACAGCCTCCTGGAGGGCTCCGGCCGCTACTTCCAAGGCGCCGCGGGCCACCTGGGAAACAAGCTGTGCAAGAAGAAGGGTGCAGATGAGCACCTCCTCAGGGTTCTGGGGCACCTGGAGAGCTTAGCGAGTGGCCACGGTGACCCTGAAGTGCAGGGCCTACCCTTGTGCTCTGAGGACAGTGGCATCGGTGCTGACAATGAGTGTGTGCAGCTGGCAGACAAACTGGGCAAGCAAGCCAGCTGGGACTTCGTGCTGGAGCCTGCAGAGTGGAGGCCAGCGATTCCACCCACAGTGGAGGCCAAGCTGTCCAGACATACCTGGCAGCAAAGCCCATTCTGGATGGGTTCAGCCAGACCCCAGGACTGCCCGCTCTCCAGGCCTCTTACAGCAAAGGTTCAGCCAGCAGTGCAGGGTGGATCGGGGAGCCCCTGGCCCTCCAGCACAGGCCCAGAAAATACTGCCTCCAGGCCTTGGGGGCTGGGCCAAAGCGCTCCGTGTGATTCCCCTGGGATCAGGATCTCCAGGGAAGCACACTTTCCTAAAGGCTCCAGGTTGATGGACACTCCGCCCCTCAGTGAATGTGAGGACAGCAGCCCAGAGGCGGAAGAAGACAAAGAGAGCTGCCTGAGTCCGCGTGCGGGGCAGGGAAGCGCTTCCCATGCAAGGCCTCGGTCTTCACCTGCCGGTGGTGCCGAAAGCCTATTTCAACCACACCCCCGGAGGCTTAGGAGCCCCCAGGACGAGGAAATGATTCTGAAGATGAAGGAAGCAATCAGTGAAAGGATCAAGTTTGTCCCCCTGCCCTCTGAGCACCAGGAATGGATCGAGGAAGAGGAGAGAACCGTGGTGGCCCCAAGACCGAACACGGCCAGCGACAGCAGGAAGGCCCCCTCAAGGCAGAGGAGGTCCCAATCTGAGGGGTGTCTGAAGAGCCACGTGGAGGACCCCACGCTCCAGGAGCTGCGGAGGGTCCAGAGAGACCTCAGCCAGAGGCTGGAGGCGCTTTGCACCCGGGACACCCGACGGCAGGGGCACAGCCAGAAGCAGGTTCTGCAGCCCAGGGCAACAGCGCTGAGGCCTGACCACTACTGCAAGGTCACCCCAAGCAGCACCATCAGCAAGTTGAAGGCGTCCCTCACCAAGAACTTCAGCATTTTGCCAAGTCAGAGCACCTTGCAGAAATGCTGTCCCCACCCTGAGGGAGAACAGCCCTGGCCGGGAAAAGCTGAGGGGCTTCCAAACGTCATGCCATCAGGTGAGAGGGCCAGTGAGGCTCCCAGGGCCCGGGACTGGAACATCAAGAGCTGTCCTACCAGAACATCGGTCAAGAAACTCATtgaaactttcagtcccaccgAGGGTCTAAGGACACTGGGGGATTCCAAGGACTCTGGGCCGAGCCCCTGCCCCAGGAAGTGGGGGGTCCCCACCATGCCTCCCAGAGTCCCCATTTACAGGGGACTTGCCCCTTTGTATCCAAAGCCTCGAATTTCTCCAGCAGCAGGTGGAGAATCTCTCAGGATGGGCCCAGGCTGGAGGCCCTTTGCTCCCACCTTTCCCCCTCTGCTCACAGCAGAAGCGCCCAAGAGTGAGGACCTCAACTGTGAAACAGAGGAGAACCCAGAGCATCTCCCTCCACCGCCTCTGGAAATCctgatggacagatcattcacttccctggagcccccagaaaaCAGCAATCTAGCAGAGAGCTCCCTTGAAGGGACCCACgtgccagggctgggaggggctggcCCCGCCCGGAGAACGTGGGCTTCCCCAAAGCTAAGAGCCGCCATGAGCCCCTCTGACCTGCTGCCCAGCAAAAGCACGGCCACCCTCGCCAGGGCCCGCAGCACAGAACCAGGGAGAAGCAAGAGCAGCTGCAATCCCGGAAAGCTCGCCTGGGACCTCAGTCACCCACCAGCAGCCAGCGGGAACCCAGAGGTGCAGGGCAGCAGGGCTCAGAGTCAGGCACGAGCGGACAGGGCCACAGGCCTCTCCAAGCATCCCCGGAAGGTCATCCACTGGCACCACTCCAGCCACACATCTGGGCAGGGCAGGACCTCGGAACCCAGCCTGGCCAGGCCAATGCGAGGGCCGCATTCTCCCGAGGCCCCAAGGCAGAACCAAGACAGAAGCCCCGTGCTGGTCAGGAAGGCCTCTCCCACGAGGGCACACTGGACACCCAGAGTGGACAAGAGGCACTCAAGCGTGCCCTCCACTCACAGACCTGCCCAGCCAAGTGTGCCCTGTGTGCACAGGTCCCCCAGCCCACCGCTCAGCCCTCCAGCGAGCCCCAGGATGCTAAGCCCCCCAACAGTGAAGAAacgagcctcccctcccccccagcacAAACTGTCCACCCCTCCCTCGGCAAGCCCACCTGCTCGGCACAAGGTCTCCAGCCCCCCTGCCCAGTGCACAGAAGCCAGTTCCCCTGCCTCtggcccctccccatctcccccagcATCTCCCAGTCAGGGGCCCAAGGAAACAAGAGATTCTGAAGACAGTCGGGCAGCCACGGCCAAAGCATCCGGGAACACATGTTCCATCTTCTGTCCAGCCATCTCCTCTCTGTTCGAAGCTAAGTCACCATTCTCaacagtaccccaactcaccccACCATCGCTGCCACCTGAAGCTGGAGGTCCTTGTGGGACCCCGACAGGATGCTGGAGGAGCAGCTCAGGGCCACGACTGAGGGCAGACTCACAGCGAGGGACAGCCCTGTGTGCCCTCAACCCTCAGCCTTTCATCAGAAGGACAGCTTCTGACTGCCAGCCGGGCATCCGCCTTCACCTGCCTGTCCCGGGCACCACCAGCGACGCTTGTGAATCCCAGCTTGGCCAGAGCAG